One stretch of Streptomyces sp. A2-16 DNA includes these proteins:
- a CDS encoding glutamine synthetase family protein → MADRTPPLSVEELHALVASGEIDTVVLAFPDMQGRLQGKRFAARFFLDEVLHHGTEGCNYLLAVDTEMNTVDGYAMSSWDRGYGDFAMHPDLATLRRVPWNAGTAMLIADLAWEDGSPVVAAPRQILRRQLERLAEHGFTAKVGTELEFIVFKDTYEQAWDANYRGLTPANQYNIDYSVLGTGRIEPLLRRIRNDMTGAGLTVESAKGECNPGQHEIVFKYDEALTTCDQHAIYKTGAKEIAAQEGVSLTFMAKYNEREGNSCHIHLSLADAAGNNAMAGPDGMSDVMRYFLAGQLAALRDFSLLYAPNINSYKRFQPGSFAPTAVAWGNDNRTCALRVVGHGRSLRFENRLPGGDVNPHLAVAGLVAAGLHGIEHKLELPEACPGNAYTADFAHVPTTLREAAELWENSPIAKAAFGDEVVAHYRNMARVELEAFDAAVTDWELRRSFERL, encoded by the coding sequence GTGGCAGACCGCACACCCCCGCTCAGCGTCGAGGAGCTGCACGCCCTCGTCGCGAGCGGCGAGATCGACACTGTCGTCCTGGCCTTCCCCGACATGCAGGGACGGCTCCAGGGCAAGAGGTTCGCCGCCCGCTTCTTCCTCGACGAGGTACTCCACCACGGCACCGAGGGCTGCAACTACCTCCTCGCCGTCGACACCGAGATGAACACTGTCGACGGCTACGCGATGTCCTCCTGGGACCGCGGCTACGGCGACTTCGCCATGCACCCCGACCTCGCCACCCTGCGCCGCGTGCCCTGGAACGCCGGGACGGCCATGCTCATCGCCGACCTCGCCTGGGAGGACGGCTCGCCGGTCGTCGCCGCGCCCCGCCAGATCCTGCGCCGCCAGCTGGAGCGGCTCGCCGAGCACGGCTTCACGGCCAAGGTCGGCACCGAGCTGGAGTTCATCGTCTTCAAGGACACCTACGAGCAGGCCTGGGACGCGAACTACCGGGGGCTGACGCCGGCGAACCAGTACAACATCGACTACTCGGTGCTCGGCACCGGCCGCATCGAACCCCTGCTCCGGCGCATCCGCAACGACATGACCGGCGCCGGTCTCACCGTCGAGTCCGCCAAGGGCGAGTGCAATCCGGGCCAGCACGAGATCGTGTTCAAGTACGACGAGGCCCTGACCACCTGCGACCAGCACGCCATCTACAAGACCGGCGCCAAGGAGATCGCCGCCCAGGAGGGCGTGTCGCTCACCTTCATGGCCAAGTACAACGAGCGCGAGGGCAACTCCTGCCACATCCACCTCTCGCTCGCCGACGCCGCCGGCAACAACGCGATGGCGGGCCCCGACGGCATGTCCGACGTGATGCGGTACTTCCTCGCCGGACAGCTCGCGGCCCTGCGGGACTTCTCGCTGCTCTACGCCCCCAACATCAACTCCTACAAGCGCTTCCAGCCGGGTTCCTTCGCCCCGACGGCCGTCGCGTGGGGCAACGACAACCGCACCTGCGCGCTGCGCGTCGTCGGCCACGGCCGCTCGCTGCGCTTCGAGAACCGGCTCCCCGGCGGGGACGTCAACCCGCACCTCGCGGTCGCCGGGCTGGTCGCGGCCGGCCTCCACGGCATCGAGCACAAGCTGGAGCTGCCCGAGGCGTGCCCCGGCAACGCCTACACCGCCGACTTCGCCCACGTCCCGACCACCCTGCGCGAGGCCGCCGAGCTCTGGGAGAACAGCCCCATCGCCAAGGCCGCCTTCGGCGACGAGGTCGTCGCGCACTACCGCAACATGGCCCGCGTCGAA
- a CDS encoding FCD domain-containing protein — MSVDADGGPDDRLTPVLRPVRAGNGFEEALEQILQVVRLGLVPGGERLPAERELAERLGISRVTLREVLKVLQDQGLVESRRGRYGGTFVLPRAQDAIGEEELRRRIAEVDIEDVLRFREVLEVGAAGLCAAHGLTEEQAERLREALAATQEAPLADYRRLDTLLHLTLAELCGSPTLTAQYAAVRASVNDLLDCIPLLVRNLEHSQRQHAALVEAVLDGDADGAREMMREHCAGTAALLRGFLA, encoded by the coding sequence ATGTCGGTGGACGCTGACGGCGGTCCGGACGACAGGTTGACTCCGGTACTGCGGCCGGTCAGGGCGGGCAACGGCTTCGAGGAGGCGCTGGAGCAGATCCTCCAGGTCGTGCGGCTCGGGCTGGTGCCGGGGGGCGAGCGGCTGCCGGCGGAGCGGGAGCTCGCGGAGCGGCTCGGGATCAGCCGGGTGACGCTGCGCGAGGTCCTCAAGGTGCTCCAGGACCAGGGTCTCGTGGAGTCGCGGCGCGGACGGTACGGCGGCACGTTCGTGCTGCCCCGCGCCCAGGACGCCATCGGCGAGGAGGAGCTGCGGCGCCGGATCGCCGAGGTGGACATCGAGGACGTGCTGCGCTTCCGTGAGGTCCTGGAGGTGGGTGCGGCGGGCCTGTGCGCGGCGCACGGCCTCACCGAGGAGCAGGCGGAGCGGCTGCGCGAGGCGCTTGCGGCCACGCAGGAGGCGCCGCTGGCGGACTACCGGCGCCTGGACACCCTGCTGCACCTGACCCTGGCGGAGCTGTGCGGTTCACCGACGCTGACCGCCCAGTACGCGGCGGTACGGGCCTCGGTGAACGACCTCCTGGACTGCATCCCGCTCCTGGTCCGCAACCTGGAGCACTCGCAGCGGCAGCACGCGGCGCTGGTCGAGGCGGTCCTCGACGGGGACGCCGACGGGGCGCGGGAGATGATGCGGGAGCACTGCGCGGGGACGGCGGCCCTGCTGCGGGGATTCCTGGCGTGA
- a CDS encoding gamma-glutamyl-gamma-aminobutyrate hydrolase family protein: MTTVRPLIGVSTYLEAGARWGVWELEAALLPAGYPRLVQRAGGLAAMLPPDAPEHAAATVARLDGLVIAGGPDVEPVHYGATPDPRTGPPARARDAWELALIQAALTARVPLLGICRGMQLLNVALGGTLTQHIDGHAVTPGVFGHHAVKPVPGTVYGDLAPEETAVPTYHHQAVDRLGTDLLPSAHAPDGTVEAVELPGPHWVLGVQWHPEMGADLRVMRGLVTAAGSR, encoded by the coding sequence GTGACGACCGTACGACCGCTGATCGGTGTCAGCACGTATCTGGAGGCGGGCGCGCGCTGGGGCGTCTGGGAGCTGGAGGCGGCTCTGCTCCCGGCCGGCTATCCGCGACTGGTCCAGCGTGCGGGCGGTCTGGCCGCGATGCTCCCGCCGGACGCCCCGGAGCACGCGGCGGCGACGGTGGCCCGCCTGGACGGCCTGGTGATCGCGGGCGGCCCGGACGTGGAGCCGGTCCACTACGGCGCGACGCCCGACCCCCGCACGGGACCGCCGGCACGCGCCCGTGACGCCTGGGAACTGGCCCTGATCCAGGCGGCGTTGACCGCCCGCGTCCCCCTGCTGGGCATCTGCCGGGGCATGCAGCTGCTGAACGTGGCCCTGGGCGGCACGCTCACCCAGCACATCGACGGGCACGCGGTGACCCCGGGCGTCTTCGGCCATCACGCGGTCAAGCCCGTACCGGGCACGGTGTACGGCGACCTCGCCCCTGAGGAGACCGCCGTACCGACCTACCACCACCAGGCGGTGGACCGCCTCGGAACGGACCTGCTGCCCTCGGCACACGCCCCGGACGGCACCGTGGAGGCGGTCGAACTCCCCGGCCCCCACTGGGTGTTGGGCGTGCAGTGGCATCCGGAGATGGGTGCGGACCTGCGGGTGATGCGGGGGCTGGTGACGGCCGCCGGCTCCAGGTGA
- a CDS encoding LysR family transcriptional regulator: MSGEGEVRPAVGGMLAHRVPDLGALELLLAVARLGSLGGAARELGITQPAASSRIRSMERQLGVALVDRSPRGSRLTDAGALVTDWARRIVEAAEAFDAGAQALRVRRDSRLRVAASMTIAEYLLPGWLLALRAGRPDTAVSLHAGNSATVAERLLADEADLGFVEGLTVPSGLDSVVIAHDRLIVVTAPGHVWARRRRPLEAAELAATPLILREKGSGTRQVLDAALGGLARPLIELSSTTAVKAAAVGGAGPAVLSELAVGDELALRRLVAVPVAGVSLARDLRAVWPTGHRPVGPARDLLSLTRA, translated from the coding sequence ATGAGCGGTGAGGGAGAGGTTCGGCCGGCGGTGGGCGGGATGCTGGCACATCGCGTGCCCGATCTCGGGGCGCTGGAACTGCTGCTGGCCGTGGCGCGCCTCGGCAGTCTCGGTGGGGCGGCTCGGGAGCTGGGCATCACGCAGCCGGCGGCGAGCAGCCGCATCCGCTCGATGGAACGGCAACTGGGGGTCGCCCTGGTCGACCGCTCGCCCCGGGGGTCCCGGCTCACCGACGCCGGGGCGCTGGTGACGGACTGGGCGCGGCGGATCGTGGAGGCGGCGGAGGCCTTCGATGCCGGGGCGCAGGCGCTGCGGGTCCGCCGCGACTCGCGGCTGCGGGTGGCGGCGAGCATGACGATCGCGGAGTACCTGCTGCCGGGATGGCTGCTCGCCCTGCGCGCGGGACGCCCGGACACGGCGGTGTCGCTGCACGCGGGGAACTCGGCGACGGTCGCGGAACGGCTGCTGGCGGACGAGGCCGACCTCGGCTTCGTGGAGGGCCTGACGGTCCCTTCCGGCCTCGACTCGGTGGTCATAGCCCACGACCGCCTCATCGTGGTGACGGCGCCGGGCCACGTCTGGGCCCGGCGCCGACGCCCCCTGGAAGCCGCCGAACTGGCCGCGACGCCGCTGATCCTGCGCGAGAAGGGCTCGGGCACCCGCCAGGTCCTGGACGCGGCGCTGGGAGGACTGGCCCGCCCCCTGATCGAGCTCTCGTCCACCACGGCGGTGAAGGCGGCGGCGGTGGGCGGAGCGGGTCCGGCGGTCCTGAGCGAACTGGCGGTAGGGGACGAACTCGCCCTGCGGCGACTGGTGGCGGTCCCGGTCGCGGGCGTGTCCCTGGCCCGGGACCTGCGCGCGGTCTGGCCCACGGGCCACCGTCCGGTGGGACCGGCCCGGGACCTGCTGTCGCTGACGCGGGCGTAG